From a region of the Mercurialis annua linkage group LG1-X, ddMerAnnu1.2, whole genome shotgun sequence genome:
- the LOC126664614 gene encoding uncharacterized protein LOC126664614 isoform X2 yields MSFQNKGFWMAKGTDADPRFDNTSRIEHKRSHQWFIDAAQPELFPNKKQALQSPNTSSTSEISNATGHSWNSPSSYHSVPNQFIQHLFGPDTASSVNYIERTTCDETHDSNASVNLSISHNMEDPEACLSYSGFRKVKVNQVKDGDNSIHDLNGHSYINENNGDIPTEQAFNRENESSFISMGQAYDKENDNVTLMGHTYNQDHHVVSPCTTYVKEDDGSVPISDTYGKEEANMISFGGFHDVHDIIPVGRPMSGYDQSYSQPLVQNPEAVHDREFDVSTANSAGSNTRVAKSKPESGLKNKPELKSGRKEAPNSFPSNVRSLISTGMLDGVPVKYVALSREELRGVIKGSGYLCSCQSCNYSKALNAYEFERHAGCKTKHPNNHIYFENGKTIYQIVQELRNTPESMLFDVIQTVFGAPINQKSFRTWKESFQAATRELQRIYGKEELNM; encoded by the exons ATG TCTTTTCAGAACAAGGGTTTTTGGATGGCAAAGGGTACTGATGCTGATCCTCGATTTGATAATACTTCAAGAATTGAACACAAAAGGTCACATCAATGGTTTATAGATGCAGCTCAACCTGAGTTATTTCCGAACAAGAAACAAGCACTTCAAAGTCCAAACACTTCTTCAACTTCAGAGATTTCCAACGCAACTGGTCATTCTTGGAATAGTCCTTCCAGTTATCACTCAGTACCGAACCAATTTATTCAGCACTTATTTGGACCTGATACAGCTAGTTCTGTCAATTATATTGAAAGAACGACATGTGATGAAACTCATGACTCAAATGCATCTGTTAACTTGTCTATATCTCACAATATGGAAGATCCAGAAGCCTGTCTTAGCTATAGTGGTTTTAGAAAGGTGAAAGTTAATCAGGTGAAGGATGGAGACAACAGTATTCATGATCTGAACGGACACAGCtatattaatgaaaataatgGTGACATCCCTACAGAACAAGCCTTCAATAGGGAAAATGAAAGTAGTTTTATATCAATGGGGCAGGCTTATGATAAGGAGAATGACAATGTCACATTAATGGGTCACACTTACAACCAAGATCATCATGTTGTATCTCCATGTACCACATACGTCAAGGAAGATGACGGTTCTGTTCCAATAAGTGACACCTATGGGAAGGAAGAAGCTAATATGATATCTTTTGGCGGATTTCATGATGTACATGATATTATACCTGTTGGCAGGCCCATGAGTGGCTATGATCAATCCTACAGTCAACCATTAGTTCAAAACCCAGAAGCAGTTCATGATAGAGAGTTTGATGTATCAACTGCCAATTCAGCTGGAAGTAACACCAGGGTAGCCAAGTCAAAACCCGAATCTGGATTGAAGAACAAACCTGAGCTCAAAAGTGGGCGAAAAGAAGCTCCAAACAGCTTTCCTTCAAATGTCAGAAGTTTAATTTCAACTGGTATGCTGGATGGTGTCCCTGTAAAGTACGTTGCCCTTTCACGTGAG GAGCTCCGTGGCGTTATAAAAGGTTCTGGCTATCTTTGTAGTTGTCAATCATGTAACTATTCCAAG GCTCTTAATGCATATGAGTTTGAACGCCATGCTGGTTGCAAAACAAAGCATCCCAACAATCATATATACTTCGAGAATGGAAAGACCATATATCAGATTGTACAAGAATTGCGAAACACTCCTGAAAGCATGCTGTTTGATGTAATTCAAACTGTTTTTGGTGCCCCAATAAATCAGAAATCATTTCGCACATGGAAAG AATCATTTCAAGCAGCAACTCGTGAACTTCAGCGCATATATGGGAAGGAAGAATTGAATATGTAA
- the LOC126664617 gene encoding DNA excision repair protein ERCC-1-like yields the protein MNHEDVVEHLLEVTKTALLHDCTLLCAWSLEECGHYLETVKIYENKPADLFQGYIDTDHLSQVKRLYDAFHEPFKQIVSSNPVVPETFQKDPEPSLAKVTEVEKGEEVKAKELKEG from the exons ATGAATCAT GAGGATGTGGTTGAGCATTTACTTGAAGTCACTAAGACAGCTCTGCTTCATGATTGTACTCTATTGTGTGCTTGGAG TTTGGAGGAATGCGGTCATTACTTGGAGACtgtaaaaatatatgaaaacaaGCCTGCAGATCTCTTCCAGGGGTATATAGATACAGATCACTTGTCACAG GTGAAACGCCTATATGATGCTTTTCATGAACCATTCAAACAGATTGTTTCCAGCAACCCTGTTGTTCCAGAGACATTTCAGAAAGACCCTGAACCTTCTCTGGCGAAGGTTACAGAAGTGGAGAAGGGAGAAGAAGTGAAAGCAAAAGAACTTAAAGAAGGATGA
- the LOC126672369 gene encoding uncharacterized protein LOC126672369 has product MKRNYSGDKHLHDEQQRDQFDEHQMVIKDETDTNLVNLRRAVQDRTYKRFYGSLGQRFCMIKKVYRDNFEKCFKEQYSMVHRLKTNKIRNVAMFFAHLIATDALPWNVLSYIRLTEDDTNSSSRIFLKFLFQELSEHLGISLNERLTDPAFDSIFPKDNLKNMRFLINFFSAIGLGSITQNLRSYLKNVPQFSMHQQIARGLLPVPAHWNYDLCKNFILNALSDDLYDYYNDGKTAKETWEALQKKYDTEEAGTKKYAVSRYLKYQMSDEKSVEAQSHELQKIAHEIISEGMVLDEQFQVAVLIDKLPPSWRDFKNSLRHKTKEFSLESLITRLRIEEEARKQDLKDEVLVVSNNTRKFSSMSLKPNGKNFKNQNHNSSQNQNVNRNKANQNGNPSRNHIVKQAPPVKNDLPPFLCFNCGKPGHMARKCRNKPSTAPQANLTEEPFTAMITDMMAEINLVGGSSGWWVDTGANRHVCHDRAMFKTYTAVDDKKVLLGDTHTTTVAGIGSVELKFTSGKTLILKDDAHSYDEEELGVWLSSQQGWILSEYWWRYVHHYQKWYLCAKGLCL; this is encoded by the exons ATGAAGCGAAATTATTCCGGCGATAAGCATCTGCACGACGAGCAGCAGAGGGATCAATTTGATGAACATCAGATGGTGATAAAGGATGAGACTGACACTAATCTTGTGAATTTACGAAGGGCTGT CCAAGACAGAACCTACAAACGTTTCTATGGGTCTTTAGGGCAAAGGTTTTGCATGATCAAAAAAGTCTACCGGGATAATTTTGAGAAGTGCTTTAAGGAGCAATATTCTATGGTTCATCGATTAAAAACGAATAAAATCCGTAATGTGGCGATGTTTTTCGCCCATTTGATTGCTACTGATGCTCTTCCTTGGAATGTTTTATCTTACATACGTTTAACGGAAGATGATACCAACTCTTCATCTCGTATATTTCTCAAGTTTTTGTTTCAGGAGTTGTCTGAGCATCTTGGCATCAGCTTGAATGAACGCCTTACCGATCCTGCTTTCGACTCTATTTTCCCCAAAGATAATCTGAAGAATATGCGCTTTTTGATCAACTTTTTTTCTGCGATTGGGCTCGGTAGTATTACTCAAAATTTACGTAGTTACCTCAAGAATGTGCCACAGTTTAGCATGCACCAGCAGATTGCACGAGGTTTGTTGCCGGTGCCGGCA CATTGGAATTACGACTTGTGCaagaattttattcttaatGCACTAAGTGATGATCTCTATGATTACTACAATGATGGAAAGACTGCAAAGGAAACTTGGGAGGCGctgcaaaagaaatatgatACCGAGGAGGCGGGGACTAAAAAGTACGCAGTCAGCCGCTAcctcaaatatcaaatgagtgatGAAAAATCTGTCGAGGCGCAATCCCATGAATTACAGAAAATAGCTCATGAGATCATCTCCGAAGGTATGGTTCTTGATGAACAATTTCAAGTTGCTGTTTTAATTGACAAATTACCTCCTTCGTGGAGGGACTTTAAGAATTCTCTCAGGCACAAAACGAAAGAGTTCTCGCTGGAAAGTTTGATCACTCGTCTTCGGATTGAGGAAGAGGCGAGAAAACAGGATCTAAAAGATGAAGTGTTGGTTGTTTCTAACAACACAAGAAAGTTTAGTTCGATGAGTCTGAAGCCTAATGGCAAGAATTTTAAGAATCAGAATCACAATTCGAGCCAAAACCAAAATGTGAATCGCAACAAAGCAAACCAGAATGGTAATCCTTCAAGGAACCATATTGTGAAACAGGCACCACCTGTTAAGAATGACCTGCCACCATTTCTATGCTTTAACTGTGGAAAACCGGGTCATATGGCACGCAAGTGTCGGAACAAGCCAAGTACTGCTCCACAGGCTAACTTGACTGAAGAGCCTTTTACGGCTATGATAACAGATATGATGGctgagatcaaccttgttgGTGGATCAAGTGGTTGGTGGGTAGACACGGGCGCTAATCGCCATGTTTGCCACGATCGTGCTATGTTCAAAACATACACTGCCGTGGATGATAAGAAAGTATTACTGGGTGATACTCACACCACTACTGTTGCTGGAATTGGAAGTGTTGAACTGAAATTTACTTCAGGAAAAACACTAATCTTGAAGGATGATGCACACTCCTATGATGAGGAAGAACTTGGTGTCTGGCTATCTTCTCAACAAGGCTGGATTCTTTCAGAATATTGGTGGAGATATGTACACCATTACCAGAAATGGTATCTTTGTGCGAAAGGGTTATGCTTGTGA
- the LOC126664614 gene encoding uncharacterized protein LOC126664614 isoform X1, which translates to MLVLEATSDISFCQSFQNKGFWMAKGTDADPRFDNTSRIEHKRSHQWFIDAAQPELFPNKKQALQSPNTSSTSEISNATGHSWNSPSSYHSVPNQFIQHLFGPDTASSVNYIERTTCDETHDSNASVNLSISHNMEDPEACLSYSGFRKVKVNQVKDGDNSIHDLNGHSYINENNGDIPTEQAFNRENESSFISMGQAYDKENDNVTLMGHTYNQDHHVVSPCTTYVKEDDGSVPISDTYGKEEANMISFGGFHDVHDIIPVGRPMSGYDQSYSQPLVQNPEAVHDREFDVSTANSAGSNTRVAKSKPESGLKNKPELKSGRKEAPNSFPSNVRSLISTGMLDGVPVKYVALSREELRGVIKGSGYLCSCQSCNYSKALNAYEFERHAGCKTKHPNNHIYFENGKTIYQIVQELRNTPESMLFDVIQTVFGAPINQKSFRTWKESFQAATRELQRIYGKEELNM; encoded by the exons ATG CTTGTGTTGGAAGCAACTTCTGATATAAGTTTTTGCCAGTCTTTTCAGAACAAGGGTTTTTGGATGGCAAAGGGTACTGATGCTGATCCTCGATTTGATAATACTTCAAGAATTGAACACAAAAGGTCACATCAATGGTTTATAGATGCAGCTCAACCTGAGTTATTTCCGAACAAGAAACAAGCACTTCAAAGTCCAAACACTTCTTCAACTTCAGAGATTTCCAACGCAACTGGTCATTCTTGGAATAGTCCTTCCAGTTATCACTCAGTACCGAACCAATTTATTCAGCACTTATTTGGACCTGATACAGCTAGTTCTGTCAATTATATTGAAAGAACGACATGTGATGAAACTCATGACTCAAATGCATCTGTTAACTTGTCTATATCTCACAATATGGAAGATCCAGAAGCCTGTCTTAGCTATAGTGGTTTTAGAAAGGTGAAAGTTAATCAGGTGAAGGATGGAGACAACAGTATTCATGATCTGAACGGACACAGCtatattaatgaaaataatgGTGACATCCCTACAGAACAAGCCTTCAATAGGGAAAATGAAAGTAGTTTTATATCAATGGGGCAGGCTTATGATAAGGAGAATGACAATGTCACATTAATGGGTCACACTTACAACCAAGATCATCATGTTGTATCTCCATGTACCACATACGTCAAGGAAGATGACGGTTCTGTTCCAATAAGTGACACCTATGGGAAGGAAGAAGCTAATATGATATCTTTTGGCGGATTTCATGATGTACATGATATTATACCTGTTGGCAGGCCCATGAGTGGCTATGATCAATCCTACAGTCAACCATTAGTTCAAAACCCAGAAGCAGTTCATGATAGAGAGTTTGATGTATCAACTGCCAATTCAGCTGGAAGTAACACCAGGGTAGCCAAGTCAAAACCCGAATCTGGATTGAAGAACAAACCTGAGCTCAAAAGTGGGCGAAAAGAAGCTCCAAACAGCTTTCCTTCAAATGTCAGAAGTTTAATTTCAACTGGTATGCTGGATGGTGTCCCTGTAAAGTACGTTGCCCTTTCACGTGAG GAGCTCCGTGGCGTTATAAAAGGTTCTGGCTATCTTTGTAGTTGTCAATCATGTAACTATTCCAAG GCTCTTAATGCATATGAGTTTGAACGCCATGCTGGTTGCAAAACAAAGCATCCCAACAATCATATATACTTCGAGAATGGAAAGACCATATATCAGATTGTACAAGAATTGCGAAACACTCCTGAAAGCATGCTGTTTGATGTAATTCAAACTGTTTTTGGTGCCCCAATAAATCAGAAATCATTTCGCACATGGAAAG AATCATTTCAAGCAGCAACTCGTGAACTTCAGCGCATATATGGGAAGGAAGAATTGAATATGTAA
- the LOC126664497 gene encoding zinc finger protein ZAT12-like, whose product MVMKRGRENAEIDMANCLMLLSKVGKTTELEESATNGRLFACKTCNRKFSSFQALGGHRASHKKPKLIGDDFLKLPSSPAKAKTHECSICGVEFAIGQALGGHMRRHRNNMGGDDKLATRGLLPVAAVMKKSNSSKRISWLDLNLTPLENYDLTLQLGKVVF is encoded by the coding sequence atGGTAATGAAAAGAGGCAGAGAAAACGCAGAGATTGACATGGCTAACTGCTTGATGCTTCTCTCAAAAGTTGGCAAAACGACAGAGCTTGAAGAGTCAGCGACGAACGGTCGTTTATTTGCATGCAAGACATGTAACAGAAAATTCTCGTCGTTTCAAGCGTTGGGAGGCCACCGTGCGAGCCATAAGAAGCCGAAACTGATCGGAGATGACTTTTTAAAGCTGCCCAGTTCGCCGGCGAAGGCAAAAACACATGAGTGCTCGATCTGTGGGGTTGAGTTTGCGATCGGTCAAGCACTCGGTGGTCATATGCGACGGCATAGAAACAATATGGGCGGTGATGATAAGCTGGCGACTCGAGGTTTGTTGCCGGTGGCGGCGGTGATGAAGAAATCGAATTCTAGCAAGAGGATTTCGTGGTTGGATTTGAATTTGACGCCGCTGGAGAATTATGATTTGACGTTGCAGTTAGGGAAGGTGGTGTTTTAA
- the LOC126664615 gene encoding protein ROOT PRIMORDIUM DEFECTIVE 1 gives MIIFSFLILLKSKTLTLKPVQSSFQNLTFTKLFSQSTSIPKKQQRVRDHGYDNYMEIEKKMRKVLKFQTLILSQQNQTVTVSRLDTLARRIGFKQYEANAFVLKFPHIFEVYEHPVQRVLYCRLTRKALIQAQQEKEALIPQISEAVTRLRKLVMMSNSGRLRLEHVRIARSEFGLPDDFEYSVVLNNPQFFRLVDADETRNKYIEIVDRDPKLAVCAIEKVREREYREKGMDAEDIRFSFLINFPPGFKIGKYYRIAVWKWQRIPYWSPYEDVLGYDLRSIEAQKRMEKRAVATIHELLSLTVEKKITLERIAHFRMAMNLPNKLKDFLLQHQGIFYVSTRGNHGKMHTVFLREAYKKGELVEPNDLYLARRKLGELVLVGPRRAKLDRELSSYRRDGGDDGIERLGTNLERNIEAGKDWKDGEDGNDLNLDLSSDVDSDFSEEDDDAVDILNADDAYVTK, from the coding sequence ATGATAATCTTCAGTTTTCTCATTCTTCTAAAATCCAAAACCCTAACACTAAAACCAGTTCAATCCTCATTTCAAAATCTCACCTTCACAAAACTATTCTCTCAATCAACCTCAATCCCCAAAAAACAGCAACGAGTACGCGACCATGGCTACGACAATTACATGGAAATCGAGAAAAAAATGCGCAAAGTCCTCAAATTCCAAACCCTAATCCTCTCCCAGCAAAATCAAACTGTAACCGTCTCTCGCCTCGACACTCTCGCCCGCCGCATTGGCTTTAAACAATACGAAGCCAACGCATTCGTACTCAAATTCCCCCACATTTTTGAAGTCTACGAGCATCCCGTTCAACGCGTACTCTACTGTCGGCTAACTCGTAAAGCCCTAATTCAAGCTCAGCAAGAGAAGGAAGCTTTAATTCCGCAAATATCGGAAGCTGTGACCCGGTTGAGGAAGTTGGTTATGATGTCTAACTCGGGTCGGCTTCGGTTAGAGCATGTGCGGATTGCCAGGTCAGAATTTGGTTTGCCTGATGATTTTGAGTACTCTGTAGTTCTTAACAATCCGCAGTTTTTTAGATTAGTTGATGCTGATGAAACTAGGAATAAGTATATTGAGATTGTTGATAGAGACCCTAAATTAGCTGTTTGTGCTATAGAGAAAGTTAGGGAGAGGGAATATCGAGAGAAAGGAATGGATGCTGAGGATATTAGGTTCTcgtttttgattaattttccGCCCGGGTTTAAGATTGGGAAGTATTATAGGATTGCCGTGTGGAAATGGCAACGGATTCCGTATTGGTCGCCTTATGAGGATGTTTTGGGGTATGATTTGAGGTCGATTGAGGCTCAAAAGAGGATGGAGAAGAGAGCCGTTGCGACTATTCATGAATTGTTGTCTTTGACGGTCGAGAAGAAAATTACTTTGGAGAGAATTGCGCATTTTAGAATGGCGATGAATTTGCCTAATAAGTTGAAGGATTTTTTGCTTCAGCATCAGGGGATATTTTATGTGTCGACAAGAGGGAATCACGGGAAGATGCATACGGTGTTTCTTCGGGAGGCGTACAAGAAAGGGGAATTGGTGGAGCCTAATGATTTGTATTTGGCTAGAAGGAAGTTGGGTGAGTTGGTGTTGGTTGGTCCCAGGAGAGCTAAATTGGATAGAGAGTTGTCAAGTTATAGAAGAGATGGGGGAGATGATGGGATTGAAAGACTTGGAACTAATTTAGAGAGAAATATTGAGGCTGGAAAGGACTGGAAAGATGGGGAGGACGGTAATGATTTAAATTTAGACTTGAGCAGCGATGTTGATTCTGATTTTAGCGAAGAAGACGATGATGCTGTTGATATTCTCAATGCAGATGATGCTTATGTAACCAAGTGA
- the LOC126664614 gene encoding uncharacterized protein LOC126664614 isoform X3 has product MNKGFWMAKGTDADPRFDNTSRIEHKRSHQWFIDAAQPELFPNKKQALQSPNTSSTSEISNATGHSWNSPSSYHSVPNQFIQHLFGPDTASSVNYIERTTCDETHDSNASVNLSISHNMEDPEACLSYSGFRKVKVNQVKDGDNSIHDLNGHSYINENNGDIPTEQAFNRENESSFISMGQAYDKENDNVTLMGHTYNQDHHVVSPCTTYVKEDDGSVPISDTYGKEEANMISFGGFHDVHDIIPVGRPMSGYDQSYSQPLVQNPEAVHDREFDVSTANSAGSNTRVAKSKPESGLKNKPELKSGRKEAPNSFPSNVRSLISTGMLDGVPVKYVALSREELRGVIKGSGYLCSCQSCNYSKALNAYEFERHAGCKTKHPNNHIYFENGKTIYQIVQELRNTPESMLFDVIQTVFGAPINQKSFRTWKESFQAATRELQRIYGKEELNM; this is encoded by the exons ATG AACAAGGGTTTTTGGATGGCAAAGGGTACTGATGCTGATCCTCGATTTGATAATACTTCAAGAATTGAACACAAAAGGTCACATCAATGGTTTATAGATGCAGCTCAACCTGAGTTATTTCCGAACAAGAAACAAGCACTTCAAAGTCCAAACACTTCTTCAACTTCAGAGATTTCCAACGCAACTGGTCATTCTTGGAATAGTCCTTCCAGTTATCACTCAGTACCGAACCAATTTATTCAGCACTTATTTGGACCTGATACAGCTAGTTCTGTCAATTATATTGAAAGAACGACATGTGATGAAACTCATGACTCAAATGCATCTGTTAACTTGTCTATATCTCACAATATGGAAGATCCAGAAGCCTGTCTTAGCTATAGTGGTTTTAGAAAGGTGAAAGTTAATCAGGTGAAGGATGGAGACAACAGTATTCATGATCTGAACGGACACAGCtatattaatgaaaataatgGTGACATCCCTACAGAACAAGCCTTCAATAGGGAAAATGAAAGTAGTTTTATATCAATGGGGCAGGCTTATGATAAGGAGAATGACAATGTCACATTAATGGGTCACACTTACAACCAAGATCATCATGTTGTATCTCCATGTACCACATACGTCAAGGAAGATGACGGTTCTGTTCCAATAAGTGACACCTATGGGAAGGAAGAAGCTAATATGATATCTTTTGGCGGATTTCATGATGTACATGATATTATACCTGTTGGCAGGCCCATGAGTGGCTATGATCAATCCTACAGTCAACCATTAGTTCAAAACCCAGAAGCAGTTCATGATAGAGAGTTTGATGTATCAACTGCCAATTCAGCTGGAAGTAACACCAGGGTAGCCAAGTCAAAACCCGAATCTGGATTGAAGAACAAACCTGAGCTCAAAAGTGGGCGAAAAGAAGCTCCAAACAGCTTTCCTTCAAATGTCAGAAGTTTAATTTCAACTGGTATGCTGGATGGTGTCCCTGTAAAGTACGTTGCCCTTTCACGTGAG GAGCTCCGTGGCGTTATAAAAGGTTCTGGCTATCTTTGTAGTTGTCAATCATGTAACTATTCCAAG GCTCTTAATGCATATGAGTTTGAACGCCATGCTGGTTGCAAAACAAAGCATCCCAACAATCATATATACTTCGAGAATGGAAAGACCATATATCAGATTGTACAAGAATTGCGAAACACTCCTGAAAGCATGCTGTTTGATGTAATTCAAACTGTTTTTGGTGCCCCAATAAATCAGAAATCATTTCGCACATGGAAAG AATCATTTCAAGCAGCAACTCGTGAACTTCAGCGCATATATGGGAAGGAAGAATTGAATATGTAA